A stretch of Lactuca sativa cultivar Salinas chromosome 6, Lsat_Salinas_v11, whole genome shotgun sequence DNA encodes these proteins:
- the LOC111901174 gene encoding pyruvate kinase isozyme G, chloroplastic codes for MAAISLRNPGISPARKSDGDRRLSSVKNLNGSPRSFYESVSLNQQQRVRKSVSSLAVKSMKIVEQTQEPAFSSNGPIFPSSDSNLRQPQISLDVQRKTKIVCTIGPSTSSREMIWKLAETGMNVARLNMSHGDHASHQKTIDIVKEYNAQFNEKVIAIMLDTKGPEVRSGDVAKPILLHEGQEFNFTIKRGVSTNDTVSVNYDGFINDVEPGDMLLVDGGMMSLGVKSKTGDLVKCEVIDGGELKSRRHLNVRGKSATLPSITDKDWEDIKFGVDNQVDFYAVSFVKDAEVVHELKDYLKRCNADIHVIVKIESADSIVNLPSILSASDGAMVARGDLGAELPIEEVPLLQEDIIRRCQNLQKPVIVATNMLESMIDHPTPTRAEVSDIAIAVKQGADAIMLSGETAHGNFPLKAVKVMHTVALRIESSSRVNSNSVSLSRHLAYKSHMGEIFAFHAATIANTVATPIIVFTRTGSMAVILSHFRPFSTIFAFTNEKRVKQRLILYHGVMPIYMEFSDDAEETFSRALNILVDKKLVKEGQYVTLVQSGAQPIWRQESTHHIQVRMVQG; via the exons ATGGCAGCAATCAGTTTACGGAATCCTGGAATCTCACCGGCACGAAAATCAGATGGCGACCGACGCCTTTCTTCGGTGAAGAACCTTAATGGATCACCACGAAGCTTTTATGAATCCGTCAGTTTGAATCAGCAGCAACGTGTTCGGAAATCTGTTTCCTCGTTGGCGGTGAAGTCAATGAAGATCGTTGAACAGACCCAGGAACCGGCCTTTTCTTCCAATGGTCCTATTTTCCCT TCTAGTGACAGCAATTTGAGGCAACCTCAGATTTCTCTAGATGTTCAAAGGAAAACAAAGATAGTATGTACAATTGGCCCTTCAACAAGCTCACGTGAAATGATATGGAAGTTAGCAGAAACAGGGATGAATGTGGCACGCCTAAACATGTCACATGGAGATCATGCATCACATCAGAAAACCATTGATATTGTCAAAGAATACAATGCTCAGTTCAATGAAAAAGTCATAGCTATAATGTTGGATACTAAG GGACCTGAGGTCAGAAGTGGAGATGTAGCTAAACCAATTCTCCTTCATGAAGGGCAAGAATTCAATTTCACTATAAAAAGAGGAGTTAGCACAAATGACACTGTTAGTGTAAATTATGATGGCTTTATAAACGATGTTGAACCTGGTGACATGTTATTGGTTGATG GGGGGATGATGTCATTGGGTGTTAAATCCAAGACTGGAGATTTAGTAAAATGTGAAGTAATTGATGGTGGAGAATTGAAATCAAGGAGGCATCTCAATGTGCGTGGAAAAAGTGCAACTTTGCCTTCAATAACAG ATAAAGATTGGGAAGATATAAAGTTTGGAGTGGACAACCAAGTTGATTTCTATGCAGTTTCCTTTGTGAAGGATGCTGAAGTGGTTCATGAGCTGAAAGATTATCTGAAAA GATGCAATGCAGATATCCATGTGATTGTAAAAATCGAAAGTGCAGACTCCATAGTCAATCTTCCTTCCATACTTTCTGCATCTGATGGG GCAATGGTTGCACGTGGTGACCTTGGAGCAGAGCTTCCAATTGAAGAAGTTCCTTTATTACAG gaagaTATTATTAGAAGGTGTCAAAACTTGCAAAAACCAGTTATAGTAgcaacaaacatgttagaaagcaTGATTGATCACCCAACTCCAACAAGAGCTGAAGTTTCTGACATTGCAATAGCAGTAAAACAAGGTGCTGATGCTATCATGCTTTCAGGTGAAACTGCTCATGGAAa TTTTCCACTAAAAGCTGTGAAAGTTATGCACACTGTGGCATTAAGAATCGAGTCAAGTTCACGAGTCAACTCGAACTCGGTATCTCTTTCTCGTCACTTGGCTTACAAG AGCCATATGGGTGAAATATTTGCTTTCCACGCTGCAACAATAGCCAACACTGTTGCTACCCCTATCATTGTGTTCACAAGAACAGGATCAATGGCTGTGATTTTAAGCCATTTTCGCCCTTTCTCAACTATCTTTGCCTTCACAAATGA AAAAAGAGTTAAGCAGAGATTGATTCTTTATCATGGTGTGATGCCAATTTATATGGAGTTTTCTGATGATGCTGAGGAGACTTTTTCAAGAGCCCTTAATATTTTAGTT gATAAGAAGTTAGTGAAGGAAGGGCAGTATGTTACACTTGTTCAAAGTGGAGCACAACCAATCTGGCGTCAAGAGTCTACTCACCACATACAAGTTCGTATGGTTCAAGGTTGA